The following are encoded together in the Luteolibacter rhizosphaerae genome:
- a CDS encoding autotransporter-associated beta strand repeat-containing protein, giving the protein MKSLLFLLLALTAAAQIPAFPGAEGYGAYAKGGRGTTSGTGTGDVYIVTNLNSSGAGSLAEGIATAPSGGRTIVFAVSGYIHVPGSNLRITQNKITIAGQTAPGDGIGLRNGTFRISADDIVIRHLRFRHGKNGSGGDCIDLDSGCQNAILDHISMAFSTDENISSFGSPPENLTMQWALNAWGLESHSCGGLWDQNHATCHHTLWAHNHTRNPKARPAGLLEWVNNVTFDWDIGFIMGDSQTPAGWKSNVVGNYFICPPGNIRNTPLEKASLDRNGYPNFSVHVANNLHDRDGDGLLNGTDRGYSIVGGSAYNAATNPTGNYIQLASPYANTGSLTVTTDPALLAYKKILSNAGPLRLDASHPGPLRDEVDTRLLQNLANQTANHITRESDLAGVSNSGFGTLASATAPIDTDRDAMPDAYETALGWNPATQDHNTTVSGTTYFPAGSASGYTRLEEYLHFKAVPHAFVVKSGSLIVDLSRYTAGFTNAPAFTLTGIGGGSATQSGPGNRIVTFNTQASAGRGGFLFTVTDTEGSTWTQQFLICVTNNSAPADLDWRGTAGDWDTTSNNWLNDGTPVAFTSGDRVRFGDTGSASPAINLPAAVLATTVEVDSSANYSFNGAGAISTTNALTKRGSGNLTINNTGTNSFNSVSIEQGTLALNTAAAAGTAKISLNGGSLALAPPSNSTLGNLLEFNQPATITIGSQHAIGGSWTGTQPLTLHATANQLWTIGGTWSGFTGRIVAGSGNPRIRLNGNSNLNFGSAAVAVDLGSGTSQLMNRNGSATTPFEIGELTSTSSGTTLSGTQTGTVVSTYNIGGLNTTATFAGAIVNGGGATNLNKVGSGTWTLTGSSTYSGITGVNAGTLRVNGTLGNTATTVANGAILGGSGSIGGLVTAASGSTLDPGPSQGHAGTLSTGAGLTLNGTSNIRYDLSGSPAGANDRINVSSGTLTLSGATVNLHVSATEGVLGNGTYPLIDGAATMAANPAPALNLVGLPPGSRQTFAVQRQSSGGSPAFVNLVVSGTPPASLVWSGTAGGGLWDLDTTANFTSGPTPTFFNLDAVIFDDSSPVGTVMLNGTLQPRAITISNSTRAYTFDGIGMIAGSTSLVKTGNGLLTLLPDILSLSSTTTSGSNQVTVTDAASLAPGMVVMGGGFPYGTTITGISGNTLTMSATTATAATATLTYHTRHSYSGGTSIAIGSTIQLGNEAANRWGLGTGAVTFLGGTLRMHDSGTGLPGAGDLPNALIVPAGQSGTLHSPQRGSLSGTLSGAGTLNLVVSYVRGDFYGDWSAFTGQLNVSSATGSEFRMAENYTPDGFPNASLYLGASVAMKHTGILNQGAGTSIRIGQLSGASGSTLLGGVTGGRALTYLIGAKGGSTTFAGTIAEQIPGSTLTNIVKQGSGTWTLSGTGVWAGGTTVEQGTLEITGSVTSNSAVNVASAAFLKISGGSLATDVVSLDSGASMTAYGTLSADLNVNGTLEGRGFASGPSGTLAVHGSAFLGAGSLTKLRSTDLLAVSGDLALGGTIQIALAPGTGFGRYPLISYGGTLSGSASLIGIPSGTTAHLSTLMPGQVVLVIDDSDEDGLPDSWELSSFGNLAQASTDDTDLDGSSNLVEWRLGLDPAHGGSAFRTSVSGRTLVWPSAPGVVFTVKRRLALGSGTWEPIGTVTGGIGSTASFTDPASFSRAFYRVEFTP; this is encoded by the coding sequence GTGAAGTCTCTCCTCTTTCTTCTCCTTGCCCTCACTGCGGCTGCCCAAATCCCCGCATTCCCCGGTGCCGAAGGCTACGGGGCCTATGCCAAGGGCGGGCGCGGCACCACCTCGGGAACCGGAACCGGGGATGTCTACATCGTCACGAACCTGAACAGCAGCGGCGCCGGATCGCTTGCCGAGGGCATCGCCACCGCGCCCTCCGGCGGTCGTACCATCGTCTTCGCGGTCAGCGGATACATTCACGTGCCGGGATCGAACCTGCGGATCACGCAGAACAAGATCACCATCGCCGGCCAAACCGCGCCGGGCGATGGCATCGGGCTGAGAAACGGCACCTTCCGGATCTCCGCGGATGACATCGTGATCCGCCATCTGCGCTTCCGCCACGGCAAGAACGGCTCCGGCGGCGATTGCATCGACCTCGATAGCGGCTGCCAGAACGCGATCCTCGACCATATCTCGATGGCCTTCAGCACGGACGAGAACATCTCGTCCTTCGGCAGCCCGCCGGAGAATCTCACCATGCAGTGGGCGCTGAATGCATGGGGCCTGGAGAGCCACTCCTGCGGCGGACTCTGGGACCAGAACCACGCCACCTGCCATCACACCCTCTGGGCCCACAATCACACCCGCAACCCGAAGGCACGACCCGCCGGGCTGTTAGAGTGGGTGAACAATGTCACCTTCGACTGGGACATCGGCTTCATCATGGGTGACTCCCAGACTCCCGCCGGATGGAAGTCGAACGTCGTCGGGAACTACTTCATCTGCCCGCCGGGGAATATCAGGAATACGCCGTTGGAGAAGGCCAGCCTCGATCGCAACGGCTATCCGAACTTCTCGGTCCACGTCGCGAACAACCTCCACGACCGCGATGGCGACGGCCTCCTCAATGGCACCGACCGCGGCTACAGCATCGTCGGTGGATCGGCCTACAACGCCGCAACCAACCCGACCGGCAACTACATCCAGCTCGCTTCGCCTTACGCGAATACCGGCTCGCTCACCGTCACCACGGATCCCGCGCTGCTCGCCTACAAGAAGATCCTCTCGAATGCCGGACCACTCCGCCTGGATGCCTCACACCCCGGCCCGCTCCGCGATGAGGTGGACACGCGCCTCCTCCAGAACCTCGCGAACCAGACCGCGAATCATATCACCCGTGAAAGCGATCTCGCCGGTGTAAGCAACAGCGGTTTCGGAACCCTCGCTTCCGCCACCGCTCCGATCGACACCGACCGCGACGCCATGCCGGATGCCTACGAGACCGCGCTCGGCTGGAATCCCGCGACCCAGGACCACAACACCACCGTCAGCGGCACCACCTACTTTCCGGCAGGCAGCGCGAGCGGATACACGCGGCTAGAGGAATACCTCCACTTCAAGGCGGTGCCCCACGCATTCGTCGTAAAGAGCGGCTCCCTCATCGTCGATCTCTCGCGCTACACCGCCGGCTTCACCAATGCTCCAGCCTTCACCCTCACCGGCATTGGCGGCGGTAGTGCCACCCAAAGCGGCCCGGGCAACCGCATCGTAACCTTTAACACCCAAGCCAGTGCCGGACGCGGTGGCTTCCTCTTCACCGTGACCGATACGGAGGGCAGCACTTGGACCCAGCAGTTCCTCATCTGCGTCACCAACAACAGCGCCCCTGCCGATCTCGATTGGCGCGGCACAGCCGGCGATTGGGACACGACTTCGAACAACTGGCTGAACGACGGCACCCCCGTCGCCTTCACCAGCGGAGATCGCGTCCGCTTCGGCGACACCGGCTCCGCATCGCCCGCGATCAATCTCCCCGCCGCAGTCCTCGCCACCACCGTCGAGGTCGACTCCTCCGCGAACTATAGTTTCAACGGCGCCGGTGCCATCAGCACCACCAATGCACTCACCAAGCGCGGCAGCGGCAATCTCACCATCAATAACACCGGCACCAACAGCTTCAACAGCGTCTCCATCGAGCAAGGCACCCTCGCCCTGAATACCGCCGCTGCCGCAGGCACCGCGAAGATCTCCCTGAACGGCGGCTCACTCGCCCTCGCCCCTCCCTCTAACAGTACTCTCGGCAACCTCCTCGAGTTCAACCAGCCCGCCACCATCACGATTGGCTCGCAGCACGCGATCGGCGGCAGCTGGACCGGCACACAGCCACTCACGCTCCATGCAACCGCCAACCAACTCTGGACCATCGGCGGCACTTGGTCCGGCTTCACCGGGCGGATCGTGGCAGGCAGCGGCAATCCCCGCATCCGTCTCAATGGCAACTCGAACCTGAACTTCGGCAGCGCCGCCGTTGCCGTCGATCTCGGCAGCGGCACCTCGCAGCTGATGAACCGCAATGGTAGCGCGACCACACCCTTCGAGATCGGCGAACTCACCTCCACCAGCAGTGGCACCACCCTGAGCGGCACCCAGACCGGCACCGTCGTCAGCACTTACAACATCGGCGGCCTCAACACCACCGCCACCTTCGCCGGTGCCATCGTCAATGGCGGCGGAGCAACCAACCTGAACAAGGTCGGCAGCGGCACCTGGACCCTCACCGGCTCCAGCACCTACAGCGGTATCACCGGCGTGAATGCAGGCACGCTCCGGGTGAATGGCACCTTGGGCAATACCGCCACCACCGTCGCTAATGGCGCAATCCTCGGTGGCAGCGGCAGCATCGGCGGACTCGTCACCGCCGCCTCCGGAAGCACCCTCGACCCCGGCCCTTCCCAAGGACACGCAGGCACTCTCAGTACGGGCGCAGGCCTCACCCTGAACGGCACCAGCAACATCCGCTATGATCTCTCGGGCTCCCCCGCCGGAGCCAACGACCGGATCAACGTGAGCAGCGGCACCCTCACGCTCTCCGGTGCCACCGTGAATCTCCACGTCAGCGCGACCGAGGGCGTGCTCGGCAATGGCACCTACCCCCTCATCGACGGCGCAGCGACCATGGCCGCGAATCCGGCACCCGCCCTCAATCTCGTCGGCCTCCCTCCCGGCTCCCGCCAGACCTTCGCCGTCCAGCGCCAATCCAGCGGCGGCAGTCCCGCCTTCGTGAATCTCGTGGTCAGCGGCACCCCACCGGCCTCGCTCGTCTGGAGCGGCACCGCGGGTGGTGGACTTTGGGATCTCGATACCACCGCCAACTTCACCAGCGGCCCCACGCCCACCTTCTTCAACCTCGATGCCGTCATCTTCGACGACAGCTCCCCGGTCGGCACCGTCATGCTCAACGGCACCCTCCAGCCCCGCGCGATCACCATCTCTAACAGCACTCGCGCCTACACCTTCGACGGCATCGGCATGATCGCCGGCAGCACCTCGCTCGTGAAAACCGGCAACGGTTTGCTCACGCTCCTTCCTGACATCTTGAGCCTTAGCAGCACCACCACCTCGGGAAGCAATCAGGTAACGGTAACGGATGCCGCAAGCCTCGCACCGGGCATGGTCGTCATGGGCGGTGGTTTCCCCTACGGCACCACCATCACCGGCATCTCGGGCAATACCCTCACCATGTCCGCCACCACCGCCACGGCGGCCACTGCTACACTCACCTACCACACCCGCCATAGCTACAGCGGCGGCACCTCCATCGCTATCGGCAGCACCATCCAGCTCGGCAACGAAGCCGCGAACCGCTGGGGCCTCGGCACTGGCGCGGTGACCTTCCTTGGCGGCACCCTCAGGATGCACGATTCCGGCACCGGCCTGCCCGGCGCAGGCGATCTCCCGAATGCACTCATCGTTCCCGCGGGCCAGAGCGGCACCCTGCACAGCCCGCAGCGCGGCTCGCTGAGCGGCACCCTCAGCGGGGCCGGCACACTCAATCTCGTCGTCAGCTACGTTCGCGGCGACTTCTATGGAGATTGGTCCGCATTCACCGGCCAGCTCAATGTCAGTTCCGCGACCGGCAGTGAATTCCGTATGGCGGAGAACTACACTCCCGATGGCTTCCCGAATGCCTCGCTGTATCTGGGAGCAAGCGTCGCGATGAAGCACACCGGCATCCTCAATCAAGGCGCGGGCACTTCCATCCGCATCGGCCAACTCTCGGGTGCTTCAGGTTCCACCCTCTTGGGCGGCGTCACCGGCGGACGTGCACTTACCTATCTGATCGGAGCGAAAGGTGGCTCCACGACCTTCGCCGGAACCATCGCCGAGCAGATCCCTGGCTCCACACTCACCAATATCGTCAAGCAAGGCTCCGGCACCTGGACCCTCAGCGGCACCGGTGTCTGGGCAGGCGGCACCACGGTGGAGCAAGGCACCTTGGAAATCACCGGCAGTGTCACCAGCAATAGCGCCGTGAATGTCGCATCGGCGGCCTTCCTGAAGATCAGCGGCGGAAGCCTCGCCACCGATGTTGTCTCGCTCGACTCCGGTGCATCCATGACAGCCTACGGAACACTCTCCGCGGATCTCAACGTCAACGGCACCCTCGAAGGTCGCGGCTTCGCGAGCGGTCCCTCCGGCACTCTCGCAGTTCACGGCAGCGCCTTTCTCGGTGCCGGTTCCCTCACCAAGCTACGCTCCACCGATCTGCTCGCCGTCTCCGGCGATCTCGCTCTCGGCGGCACCATCCAGATCGCCCTCGCACCCGGCACCGGATTCGGTCGCTACCCCCTCATCAGCTACGGTGGCACCTTGAGCGGCAGCGCATCCCTCATTGGCATTCCCTCCGGCACCACCGCCCATCTCTCGACCCTTATGCCCGGCCAAGTGGTCCTCGTGATCGATGACAGTGACGAAGACGGTCTGCCGGATTCTTGGGAACTCTCCTCTTTCGGCAATCTCGCTCAAGCATCAACCGATGATACCGATCTCGATGGCAGCTCGAACCTCGTCGAATGGCGTCTCGGCCTCGATCCCGCCCACGGAGGCAGCGCCTTCCGGACCAGCGTGAGCGGCCGCACCCTCGTCTGGCCCAGCGCACCCGGTGTGGTCTTCACCGTGAAACGTCGCCTCGCCCTCGGAAGCGGCACATGGGAGCCCATCGGCACGGTCACGGGTGGCATCGGCAGCACCGCCAGCTTCACGGATCCTGCCTCCTTCAGCCGCGCCTTCTACCGCGTCGAGTTTACTCCTTAG
- a CDS encoding sialate O-acetylesterase, with protein MRSLFLLSLFSWLIAALGAKPTLFIIGDSTVRNQTTGQEGWGDPLVAEFDPAKIEVINRAIGGRSSRTFLTEGRWDAVMANLKSGDFVLMQFGHNDGGPINDERCRASIKGAGEETEEIIRSTDGKPETVHSYGWYLRKYVADAKSKGATPIVVSPIPRNLWKDGKVGRSQDSYAGWARIAAEQAGAAFIDFNSLLADRYEAIGPEQTATLFAGSDHTHTSHAGAEFNAAELAKALRTTGLGPSLLPANLWLPRIFSRHMVLQRDSANPIWGRTAPGAEVRASIAGKSTSTKANQEGHFRLELPALPAGGPHVLEVTAGVPKRFDDVYVGEVWLCSGQSNMDFTVAKTEKRYFSGTTNWEDEVAQADHPQIRMFTAEWTMREDPQREIEGEWKPCSPQTVGDFSAAAYFFARELQSTLKVPVGLITCAYGASTAEAWISDPKLREESSLKPLLDAFGKKFIAYRDDPKAFEKYGSSQAKWLDSGKKGRAPKHPDPLQDQHNPAVLYNGMIAPVVGYGMRGAIWYQGESNGGTRKLYPVLQRNLIEDWRTRWNRGDFPFYFVQLAAHNAPPSAPGDSRLASMREAQATSLALPNTGMAVTIDIGDEKDVHPRNKQDVGKRLALLALGGTYGQQLEPCGPVFKMAEIEDGRVRLHFDHIGGGLVAKDGPLKQFAIAGDDRKFVWADAEIDGEMVVVHSAAVPRPAYVRYAWADNPVGANLYNSADLPAAPFRTDP; from the coding sequence ATGCGTAGTCTTTTCCTGCTTTCCCTCTTCAGTTGGCTGATCGCAGCTCTGGGGGCAAAGCCGACCCTCTTCATCATCGGCGATTCCACCGTCCGCAATCAGACCACCGGTCAGGAGGGCTGGGGCGATCCCTTGGTCGCGGAGTTCGATCCTGCCAAGATCGAGGTGATCAATCGCGCGATCGGCGGTCGCAGTAGCCGCACCTTCCTTACCGAAGGCCGCTGGGACGCCGTGATGGCAAACCTGAAATCGGGTGACTTCGTGCTGATGCAATTCGGCCACAACGACGGCGGACCGATCAATGACGAGCGCTGTCGGGCCTCGATCAAGGGAGCCGGCGAGGAGACCGAAGAAATCATCCGCTCCACCGATGGCAAGCCGGAGACCGTTCACAGCTATGGCTGGTATCTGCGGAAATACGTCGCGGACGCGAAGTCGAAGGGCGCCACCCCAATCGTCGTCTCCCCTATCCCCCGGAATCTTTGGAAGGATGGCAAGGTTGGTCGCTCCCAAGACAGCTATGCAGGCTGGGCTCGCATCGCCGCCGAACAAGCGGGAGCCGCCTTCATCGACTTCAACTCCCTGCTCGCCGACCGTTACGAAGCGATCGGCCCCGAACAAACCGCGACTCTCTTCGCCGGAAGCGACCACACGCACACCAGTCATGCCGGCGCTGAATTCAACGCCGCGGAACTGGCCAAAGCCCTGCGCACCACCGGGCTTGGCCCCTCTCTCCTGCCCGCCAACCTCTGGCTACCGAGGATCTTCTCCCGCCACATGGTGCTCCAGCGCGACTCCGCCAATCCCATCTGGGGCCGCACCGCACCCGGCGCCGAAGTGAGAGCCTCGATCGCCGGGAAATCCACGAGCACCAAGGCAAACCAAGAAGGCCACTTTCGCTTGGAACTCCCCGCGCTCCCCGCCGGAGGACCGCATGTGCTGGAGGTGACGGCGGGGGTCCCCAAGCGCTTCGACGACGTGTATGTAGGAGAGGTCTGGCTTTGCTCCGGCCAGTCGAACATGGACTTCACCGTGGCAAAGACGGAGAAGCGCTACTTCTCCGGAACCACCAATTGGGAGGACGAAGTAGCCCAAGCAGATCACCCGCAGATTCGGATGTTCACCGCCGAGTGGACGATGCGCGAAGATCCCCAGCGCGAGATCGAAGGAGAGTGGAAACCATGCTCCCCGCAAACCGTCGGCGACTTCTCCGCTGCAGCCTACTTCTTCGCCCGCGAGCTCCAGTCCACGCTCAAGGTCCCCGTGGGTCTCATCACCTGCGCCTACGGAGCCAGCACCGCGGAGGCATGGATCAGCGATCCGAAACTGCGCGAGGAGAGCAGCCTCAAGCCTCTGCTGGATGCCTTCGGCAAAAAGTTCATCGCCTATCGCGACGATCCGAAAGCCTTCGAGAAATACGGCAGTTCGCAGGCGAAGTGGTTGGACTCCGGCAAGAAAGGCCGTGCACCGAAGCACCCCGACCCGCTACAGGACCAGCACAATCCCGCCGTGCTCTACAACGGCATGATTGCACCCGTCGTGGGCTATGGCATGCGCGGTGCCATTTGGTATCAGGGTGAGTCGAATGGCGGCACCCGCAAACTCTACCCTGTACTGCAGAGAAACCTGATCGAAGACTGGCGCACTCGCTGGAATCGCGGCGATTTCCCCTTCTACTTCGTCCAGCTTGCCGCGCACAATGCCCCGCCTTCCGCTCCGGGAGACAGCCGCCTCGCCAGCATGCGCGAGGCTCAGGCTACCTCGCTCGCCTTGCCGAACACCGGCATGGCCGTGACCATCGACATCGGCGACGAAAAGGACGTCCATCCGCGCAACAAGCAGGATGTCGGCAAGCGCCTCGCCCTTCTCGCGCTGGGCGGAACCTATGGCCAACAGCTTGAGCCCTGCGGTCCCGTCTTCAAGATGGCCGAGATCGAGGACGGCCGCGTGCGCCTTCACTTCGATCACATCGGCGGAGGCCTCGTGGCGAAGGATGGGCCGCTCAAACAATTCGCCATCGCGGGCGATGACCGCAAGTTCGTCTGGGCCGATGCCGAGATCGATGGCGAGATGGTAGTCGTCCACAGCGCCGCCGTCCCACGCCCTGCCTACGTGCGCTATGCCTGGGCCGACAATCCCGTCGGCGCGAATCTCTACAACTCCGCGGACCTCCCCGCCGCCCCCTTCCGCACCGATCCGTGA
- a CDS encoding dienelactone hydrolase family protein has translation MDRKTAQDFPQELLDLYDEYVHGQVGRRGFLDRASRFAVGGVTAAGLLAALSPKYALAEQVAKEDERIKVSYETYDSPAGGGKIKGYLARPAKAEGKLPGVIVIHENRGLNPYIEDVTRRLAVDGFVAFAPDALTPLGGYPGNDDEGRTLQAQRKKEEMEEDFIAATKWLHAHEFCNGKVGAVGFCFGGGMANTLAVRLPDIVKAAVPFYGGQPAADDVPKIKAALLLQYAENDQRVNAGWPAYEEALKKAGVKYEAFIYPGVNHGFHNDTTPRYDEAAAKLAWQRTIDFFKKELGAK, from the coding sequence ATGGACCGGAAAACCGCACAAGATTTCCCGCAGGAGCTGCTCGATCTATACGATGAATACGTGCACGGCCAGGTCGGCCGCCGCGGCTTTCTCGACCGCGCCTCGCGCTTCGCTGTCGGCGGGGTGACGGCTGCCGGGCTTCTCGCCGCCCTGAGCCCGAAGTATGCCCTCGCCGAGCAGGTCGCAAAGGAAGACGAACGGATCAAGGTCTCCTACGAAACCTACGATTCGCCCGCAGGCGGCGGCAAGATCAAGGGCTACCTCGCCCGCCCTGCGAAGGCGGAGGGCAAACTGCCCGGCGTGATCGTCATCCACGAGAACCGCGGCCTGAATCCCTACATCGAGGATGTGACCCGCCGCCTCGCCGTGGACGGCTTCGTCGCGTTCGCGCCGGACGCACTTACCCCGCTCGGCGGCTATCCCGGCAACGACGACGAAGGACGCACCCTGCAAGCCCAGCGCAAGAAGGAAGAGATGGAGGAGGACTTCATCGCCGCCACCAAGTGGCTGCATGCCCACGAGTTCTGCAATGGCAAGGTCGGCGCGGTCGGCTTCTGCTTCGGCGGCGGGATGGCGAATACCTTGGCAGTCCGTCTCCCTGATATCGTCAAGGCTGCCGTCCCTTTCTACGGTGGTCAGCCCGCTGCCGATGATGTCCCTAAAATCAAAGCAGCCCTCCTTCTCCAGTATGCGGAGAACGACCAGCGCGTGAATGCCGGATGGCCCGCCTATGAGGAAGCCCTGAAGAAAGCCGGAGTGAAGTATGAGGCCTTCATTTACCCCGGCGTAAATCACGGCTTTCACAACGACACCACCCCTCGCTACGACGAAGCCGCCGCCAAGCTGGCATGGCAGCGCACGATCGATTTTTTCAAGAAAGAGCTAGGGGCGAAATAG
- a CDS encoding glycosyl hydrolase — translation MIKPTLLLALLVAPLASADDTAWPAVTREAKPWTRWWWLGSGVDAPGLSKQLEDFSKAGLGGVEICPIYGAKGYEKRDLPFLSEAWTRAYAHAASEADRLDLGLDLTTGTGWPFGGPWVGEDLASASLIDVKITVTDGKQVELPLPKGRVEVLKAWPESGEPLDLSDKITGDRLLWTPPAGKWSIHGWISKHGIQKVKRSAPGGAGLVLDPFSTSSMEAYLKAFDTALDRPDIPEPRAHFHDSFEYYGAAWTDDLLARFQELQGYDLRSQLPALQGEGDPDTIARVRADYRETMSDLHRGYLAKWHDWAKDRGSLTRNQAHGSPGNLLDHYAVADIPETEIFRHVDEAQIPMLQFASSAAHLSGKNLVSAETFTWLDEHFRVTPAKLKEAADFVWLGGVNHIFFHGIPYSPQDAGWPGWLFYASTHMGPNGGLWREMPAFTSYIARCQAMLQSGTPDAEVLLYFPMHDLWHDGAAGLPLFTVHNQDKWLHPSSFYRAAMAMWQQGIPCDFVSDRLLSGAKVEGGSIRMGTGSYKTLLIPETRFMSAATARHLLDLAGKGARIGILGDPPQESPGFHGKGEGSRELTALFAPYANNTDSAVGASFISRGDLARLLDGAAVKVEPMAGKKLRFVRRKHEDGWSYFIVNSSGADIDTKLTLATPCQSATMFDPMRGNSGITSTEGGIRLVLAAGESRILRTYRAKQAEGPSWLDREVQGEAITLAGDWQIEFIEGGPELPAAYHSKELSSWAKREGDAYRNFSGTARYRLEFDWNGESPALLDLGAIAHTARVTLNRTSLGSCWAPPHRLMTGDALKPGKNLLEIEVTNLAANRIADLDRRKVSWKSFHEINFVNIHYKPFDAAGWTSMDSGLLGPVKLIPLR, via the coding sequence ATGATAAAGCCCACTTTGCTTCTCGCTCTCCTCGTCGCCCCCTTGGCAAGCGCCGATGACACCGCATGGCCAGCCGTGACGAGGGAGGCGAAACCCTGGACCCGCTGGTGGTGGCTTGGCAGCGGCGTGGATGCCCCCGGCTTGAGCAAGCAGCTCGAAGACTTCTCGAAGGCTGGGCTCGGAGGCGTGGAGATCTGCCCGATCTATGGCGCCAAGGGCTACGAGAAACGCGACCTTCCCTTCCTCTCCGAAGCATGGACCCGCGCCTATGCCCACGCCGCATCGGAAGCCGATCGACTGGACCTCGGCCTCGATCTCACCACCGGAACCGGCTGGCCCTTCGGCGGACCTTGGGTGGGCGAAGACCTTGCCTCGGCTTCCCTCATCGACGTGAAGATCACAGTCACGGATGGGAAGCAGGTGGAACTCCCCCTCCCGAAAGGCCGGGTGGAAGTGTTGAAGGCATGGCCGGAGTCCGGCGAACCGCTCGACCTCTCCGACAAGATCACCGGCGACCGCCTGCTCTGGACACCTCCCGCGGGCAAGTGGTCGATCCATGGCTGGATCTCGAAGCACGGCATCCAGAAGGTGAAGCGCTCCGCACCGGGAGGAGCCGGATTGGTCCTCGATCCCTTCTCCACAAGTTCGATGGAAGCCTATCTGAAGGCCTTCGACACCGCTCTGGATCGTCCCGATATTCCGGAGCCACGCGCGCATTTTCACGACTCCTTCGAATACTACGGCGCGGCCTGGACCGATGATCTCCTCGCGCGCTTCCAAGAACTCCAGGGATACGACCTGCGCTCGCAGCTACCCGCACTCCAAGGCGAGGGAGATCCCGATACGATAGCACGGGTCCGCGCCGACTATCGCGAAACCATGAGCGACCTGCATCGTGGTTATCTGGCGAAGTGGCACGACTGGGCGAAGGACCGGGGCAGCCTTACCCGCAATCAAGCACACGGCTCTCCGGGCAATCTGTTAGATCACTACGCCGTGGCCGACATCCCGGAAACGGAGATTTTTCGCCACGTCGATGAAGCTCAGATCCCGATGCTTCAATTTGCCTCTTCCGCGGCGCATCTGAGTGGCAAGAATCTCGTCTCCGCCGAGACCTTCACTTGGCTCGACGAGCACTTCCGGGTAACTCCCGCAAAGCTTAAGGAAGCCGCCGACTTCGTGTGGCTGGGTGGGGTGAACCACATCTTCTTCCACGGCATTCCCTACTCGCCTCAGGATGCCGGCTGGCCCGGCTGGCTCTTCTACGCCTCCACCCACATGGGCCCGAATGGCGGTTTGTGGAGGGAGATGCCCGCCTTCACCTCTTACATCGCGCGCTGCCAGGCAATGCTGCAATCCGGCACGCCGGACGCCGAGGTGCTGCTCTACTTCCCCATGCACGATCTGTGGCACGATGGCGCCGCGGGCCTGCCGCTCTTCACCGTGCACAATCAGGACAAGTGGCTCCACCCCTCGTCCTTCTACCGTGCGGCCATGGCCATGTGGCAGCAGGGCATCCCGTGTGACTTCGTCTCCGATCGTCTCCTCTCCGGAGCCAAGGTAGAAGGCGGCAGCATCCGCATGGGCACAGGCAGCTACAAGACCCTGCTGATTCCGGAAACGCGCTTCATGAGTGCGGCGACCGCCAGGCATCTACTCGACCTCGCAGGAAAGGGCGCCCGCATCGGCATCCTCGGTGATCCGCCGCAGGAGTCTCCCGGCTTCCACGGCAAGGGTGAGGGCAGCCGCGAGCTCACCGCACTCTTCGCCCCTTATGCGAACAACACCGATTCAGCGGTAGGCGCAAGCTTCATCTCGCGTGGCGACCTCGCCCGCCTTCTGGATGGCGCCGCAGTGAAAGTCGAGCCGATGGCCGGGAAGAAACTCCGCTTCGTGCGACGCAAGCATGAGGACGGTTGGAGCTACTTCATCGTGAACTCATCCGGCGCGGACATCGACACCAAGCTCACTCTGGCGACCCCTTGCCAGTCAGCCACCATGTTCGACCCGATGCGCGGGAACAGCGGAATAACCTCCACGGAAGGCGGGATCAGACTCGTCCTCGCGGCGGGAGAGTCACGAATCCTGCGAACCTACCGCGCCAAGCAAGCCGAAGGCCCCTCGTGGCTCGACCGGGAAGTTCAGGGCGAGGCGATCACTCTCGCTGGCGACTGGCAGATCGAGTTCATCGAAGGCGGCCCCGAGCTCCCAGCCGCCTATCACAGCAAGGAACTCTCCTCATGGGCCAAGCGCGAGGGCGATGCTTACCGGAACTTCTCCGGAACCGCCCGTTACCGCTTGGAGTTCGATTGGAATGGTGAGTCCCCCGCCCTGCTCGATCTTGGCGCGATCGCCCACACTGCGCGCGTAACTCTTAACCGGACATCGCTCGGCTCCTGCTGGGCTCCCCCGCACCGCTTGATGACAGGCGATGCGCTGAAACCGGGGAAGAACCTTCTGGAGATCGAAGTGACGAACCTCGCGGCGAACCGCATCGCCGACCTCGACCGCCGGAAGGTCTCATGGAAATCCTTCCACGAGATCAACTTCGTCAACATCCACTACAAGCCCTTCGATGCGGCCGGATGGACCTCCATGGATTCAGGCCTACTCGGTCCCGTGAAGCTCATCCCCCTTCGCTAG